Proteins encoded together in one Planctopirus ephydatiae window:
- a CDS encoding dihydroorotate dehydrogenase: protein MSLTSNLPVSLNVQLGRLSLKNPILVASGTFGYAREMSAFVDYAQLGGIIPKTVTREPRAGNPPPRTVETTAGLLNSIGLDNDGIEVFITKHLEALSLLPTALIVNIAGKSTDDFVVMARRLDEFNAIHALELNISCPNVSGGVDYGTNPTMTAEVVAAVRQATSKPIIAKLTPNVTSVVEIARAAASAGADALSLVNTFQGFAVDWKTGEPRLGNGLGGLSGPAIKPLALRIVWQVAQAVDCPIIGVGGIQSLDDVLEFLVCGATAVQVGTANFYNPSLSSQLTSGLEEVLQDRGCSRVQELIKTVKVPKNQRKTC from the coding sequence ATGTCATTGACTTCGAATCTGCCGGTGTCTCTCAATGTTCAACTGGGAAGATTGTCACTTAAGAACCCGATTCTTGTGGCCTCTGGAACATTCGGCTATGCCCGCGAAATGTCGGCATTTGTCGATTATGCTCAATTGGGAGGGATCATACCCAAAACGGTCACTCGCGAGCCGCGCGCTGGAAATCCCCCACCGCGAACTGTCGAGACCACCGCTGGTCTTTTGAATTCAATTGGCCTTGATAACGATGGCATCGAGGTTTTTATCACCAAACATCTCGAAGCTCTTTCGCTGCTGCCGACGGCGTTAATTGTCAATATTGCCGGGAAGAGTACCGACGACTTTGTTGTGATGGCTCGGCGACTCGATGAATTCAATGCGATTCACGCGCTGGAACTGAATATCAGTTGCCCGAATGTCAGTGGCGGAGTCGATTACGGTACGAATCCGACGATGACAGCCGAAGTCGTGGCCGCGGTGCGGCAGGCGACATCCAAGCCGATTATTGCCAAGTTGACACCCAATGTGACGAGCGTCGTGGAGATTGCCCGTGCAGCGGCCAGCGCCGGGGCCGATGCCCTTTCGCTGGTCAATACTTTTCAAGGTTTTGCCGTCGATTGGAAAACGGGCGAGCCGCGACTGGGGAATGGTCTGGGGGGACTCAGTGGCCCAGCGATCAAACCTCTGGCGTTAAGAATTGTCTGGCAGGTCGCACAGGCTGTGGACTGCCCGATCATTGGTGTCGGCGGGATTCAATCACTCGACGATGTCCTGGAATTTCTGGTCTGCGGAGCGACGGCAGTGCAGGTGGGAACGGCGAACTTTTACAATCCATCGTTGTCGAGTCAGTTAACGAGTGGGTTGGAAGAAGTTCTGCAGGATCGAGGTTGTTCGCGGGTTCAGGAACTCATCAAAACTGTCAAAGTTCCCAAGAATCAGCGGAAAACCTGCTAG
- a CDS encoding protein arginine kinase yields MNLDVLTQRSGEWLRGTGPEADIVISSRIRLARNLAEFPFVNRASDAVRAQIEDFLRERIEKLQGCRPLTYLRTSDLEPLDRQFLVERQLISREHAEDHGQCGVGLSSEENVSLMVNEEDHLRMQVLRSGMDLDAAWAEINEIDDLMEQEVAYAFDSQFGYLTACPTNVGTGIRVSVMLHLPALVATKEIQKVFQALQKIGLAVRGLYGEGSQAMGDFYQISNQVTLGKSEIDIMKSIKDVVAQILGYERRVRTALVKENRQALHDQVSRAFGILQNAQTISSEETMHLLSSVRMGVNLGLIDDVEIPTVNELFIQTQPAHLQKLRHQKLESAERNIARAAYIRQRLAENNPHTSA; encoded by the coding sequence GTGAATCTGGATGTCCTCACACAACGCAGCGGAGAATGGTTGCGAGGCACCGGGCCAGAGGCCGACATTGTGATTTCCAGTCGGATTCGTCTGGCCCGAAATCTTGCTGAATTTCCCTTTGTCAATCGTGCCTCGGATGCTGTCCGGGCACAGATCGAAGATTTCCTGCGGGAACGCATCGAAAAGCTGCAAGGTTGCCGCCCTCTCACTTACTTAAGAACAAGTGACTTGGAACCTCTTGACCGCCAGTTTCTGGTTGAGCGTCAACTGATCAGCCGCGAACATGCCGAAGATCATGGGCAATGCGGCGTCGGCCTTTCTTCGGAAGAGAATGTCAGCCTGATGGTCAACGAGGAAGACCATCTGCGGATGCAGGTCCTCCGCAGTGGGATGGATCTCGATGCCGCCTGGGCGGAGATCAACGAAATCGACGATCTCATGGAGCAGGAAGTCGCTTACGCATTCGATTCTCAGTTTGGCTACCTGACAGCCTGCCCCACCAATGTGGGGACAGGAATCCGCGTGAGTGTAATGTTGCACTTACCAGCACTGGTCGCCACCAAAGAAATTCAGAAAGTCTTCCAGGCCTTGCAGAAAATTGGTCTGGCTGTGCGTGGCCTGTATGGCGAAGGCAGCCAGGCCATGGGGGATTTTTATCAGATTTCCAACCAGGTCACGCTCGGTAAGAGTGAAATCGACATCATGAAATCGATCAAAGATGTCGTCGCCCAGATTCTTGGCTACGAGCGCCGCGTGCGGACAGCACTCGTCAAAGAAAATCGACAGGCGCTGCATGATCAAGTCTCGCGAGCATTTGGCATTCTGCAAAACGCCCAGACCATCAGCTCCGAAGAAACCATGCACCTGCTGAGCAGTGTACGCATGGGTGTGAATCTGGGCCTGATTGACGACGTGGAGATTCCCACGGTCAATGAACTCTTCATTCAGACTCAGCCCGCACACTTACAAAAGCTCAGGCACCAGAAGCTGGAATCAGCTGAACGGAACATTGCTCGTGCGGCCTATATTCGCCAAAGGCTGGCAGAAAACAACCCGCACACCTCGGCTTGA
- a CDS encoding UvrB/UvrC motif-containing protein yields MKKCEHCSKPAVLHITELQDGSVEAHHLCESCAKEYLTQSSEPESVEVESSLSIDESDDSETAEAVPQEQPPCPNCGITFKEFRSLGRLGCAHDYSHFREELTRLIENIHSEVQHVGKVPKRQPDASRQQFDLIRLKLQLKEAIDEENYEKAAGLRDQIRQVELELRSSSPAT; encoded by the coding sequence ATGAAAAAGTGCGAGCATTGCTCAAAACCTGCAGTTCTCCACATTACCGAACTTCAAGACGGCAGCGTTGAGGCACACCACCTTTGCGAGTCTTGTGCAAAAGAATATCTGACACAAAGTTCTGAGCCGGAATCTGTCGAAGTCGAATCGTCTCTCTCGATCGATGAAAGCGACGACTCCGAAACCGCTGAAGCTGTTCCCCAGGAGCAGCCGCCCTGCCCGAACTGCGGAATCACATTCAAAGAATTTCGCAGCTTGGGCCGCTTAGGGTGTGCACACGATTACTCACATTTTCGCGAGGAGTTGACTCGACTGATCGAGAATATTCACAGCGAAGTGCAGCATGTGGGTAAAGTTCCCAAAAGGCAGCCCGATGCCAGCCGACAGCAGTTTGATCTCATTCGGCTCAAGTTACAGCTTAAGGAAGCGATCGACGAAGAAAACTACGAAAAAGCCGCAGGACTCAGAGATCAGATCCGGCAGGTTGAACTCGAACTGCGAAGTTCCTCTCCTGCCACTTAG
- the ispD gene encoding 2-C-methyl-D-erythritol 4-phosphate cytidylyltransferase, with translation MSKFAVVLPAAGKSTRFTGNNRMASAASRKKVFADLKGRPVWLRAVEHFVERPDVIQTIVVLSPEDIEWFKEKFRSHLALLNIELCEGGAERSDSVQAALQRVKPEAEFVAIHDAARPLISKLWIDDVFAAAKQYGAAILAQKVTSTVKQVNEEGRITATIPRNQLWLAQTPQVFRRKDLLAAISVRRTAQPTDEAQMLEEAGQSIHVVECSACNLKITTPDDLRMAHALIDQLPKERALDDLLEPRSVNLLDL, from the coding sequence GTGAGCAAGTTTGCTGTCGTACTCCCGGCTGCGGGGAAAAGCACACGATTTACTGGCAATAACCGCATGGCTTCAGCAGCCAGTCGCAAAAAGGTGTTTGCCGACCTTAAAGGCCGTCCAGTGTGGCTCAGGGCCGTCGAACATTTTGTCGAGCGACCGGATGTTATTCAGACGATTGTTGTGCTCTCGCCTGAAGACATTGAATGGTTCAAAGAGAAATTCCGCTCTCATCTGGCACTATTGAATATCGAACTCTGCGAAGGTGGTGCCGAGAGATCGGATTCGGTACAGGCAGCACTTCAGCGAGTGAAACCAGAGGCCGAGTTTGTCGCGATTCACGATGCCGCCAGGCCGCTGATCAGTAAGCTCTGGATTGACGATGTTTTTGCGGCAGCGAAGCAATATGGCGCTGCGATCCTGGCCCAGAAAGTGACCAGCACCGTCAAACAAGTGAATGAAGAGGGGCGAATTACGGCCACCATCCCGCGGAACCAGCTCTGGCTGGCACAGACGCCTCAGGTCTTTCGGCGAAAGGATCTTCTCGCGGCAATCTCCGTTCGACGAACTGCACAACCGACCGACGAAGCTCAGATGCTCGAGGAGGCCGGGCAGAGCATTCATGTCGTCGAATGCTCGGCTTGTAACCTGAAAATCACGACACCAGACGATTTACGCATGGCCCATGCACTGATTGATCAGCTTCCGAAAGAGAGAGCTCTGGATGATCTCCTGGAGCCCAGATCGGTGAACCTGCTCGATCTCTAA
- a CDS encoding ABC transporter ATP-binding protein: protein MLEASLLTKDFGEGASRVRAVHELSLTVQAGEVYGLLGANGAGKTTTLRMIMGLLPPTSGEVTVDGFRVTIEPEEVKRRIGLVSASTGIYQWLTPREMLEYFGNIYSLSAEQISQRIVELSQLLDFAKFLDRACGNLSTGQKQRINLARALLHDPPMMLLDEPTRGLDILGTQVIFEYIGLLKSQGKAVVLSTHRLDEAERFADRFGLIDQGSLRFEGTLSQLQEQTGCTHLVDMFVKHLGKSLLAPASDSPAAV, encoded by the coding sequence ATGCTCGAAGCGAGTTTACTGACAAAAGATTTTGGAGAAGGAGCCAGCCGTGTACGGGCTGTGCATGAACTCTCATTGACTGTTCAGGCGGGTGAAGTTTATGGCCTGCTGGGAGCCAATGGTGCTGGCAAGACTACGACATTGCGCATGATCATGGGGCTCTTGCCTCCCACTTCCGGAGAAGTGACTGTCGATGGCTTTCGCGTGACGATTGAGCCGGAAGAAGTCAAACGCCGGATTGGACTGGTCTCGGCAAGCACTGGCATTTACCAGTGGCTCACCCCGCGTGAAATGCTCGAATACTTTGGAAATATCTACAGTCTGAGTGCGGAGCAGATTTCGCAACGCATTGTGGAGTTAAGCCAGTTGCTCGATTTTGCCAAATTCCTCGATCGAGCCTGTGGCAATCTTTCGACCGGACAGAAGCAGCGGATCAATCTGGCTCGTGCTCTGTTGCATGATCCTCCCATGATGCTCCTCGACGAACCGACACGAGGCCTCGATATTCTTGGAACTCAGGTGATCTTCGAATATATCGGCCTGCTGAAATCGCAAGGAAAAGCCGTTGTCCTCTCAACCCACCGGCTCGATGAAGCAGAGAGGTTCGCTGACCGATTTGGCCTGATTGATCAGGGTTCACTTCGATTCGAGGGAACATTATCCCAGTTGCAGGAACAGACCGGTTGTACCCATCTGGTCGACATGTTCGTCAAACATCTGGGGAAATCGCTTCTTGCACCAGCTTCTGACTCTCCGGCAGCTGTTTAA
- the fhcD gene encoding formylmethanofuran--tetrahydromethanopterin N-formyltransferase, translated as MTEPANQDAVKLQNSLLEGSTLKGFSQEDPAHAGLRWLRTSSGVLVEQTFAEAFPMSFARLIVTAETERWVDIAALTFTGYGTSVIGCDLEAGIERKLTQEETPDGRPGVALLMFSFSRDQLAKAVVNRVGQCLLTCATTAVFDGWPQGDLQKRIPLGDGLRYFGDGYQMSKQLGDQRYWRIPVMDGEFVCEDSIGTGKGVAGGNLIFGGTTQAQTLLAAEEAVVAARSIPGVILPFPGGIVRSGSKVGSKYAGLRASTNDQFCPTIGAINKDPLLPEGTVAVYEIVIDGIDFDAVERSMKAAFQSLLCAQGLTVISAGNYGGKLGPHHFPVSRLGVDGLHSV; from the coding sequence TTGACTGAGCCAGCAAACCAGGATGCTGTCAAACTCCAGAACTCTTTGCTGGAGGGTTCAACACTGAAGGGGTTCTCGCAAGAAGACCCCGCACATGCAGGACTGCGCTGGCTGCGAACTTCATCGGGCGTCCTTGTCGAGCAGACTTTTGCAGAAGCCTTCCCGATGTCATTTGCCCGATTGATCGTTACAGCCGAAACAGAGCGATGGGTCGATATTGCGGCTTTGACATTTACCGGGTACGGGACGAGCGTGATTGGATGTGATCTCGAAGCGGGCATAGAACGGAAGCTGACACAGGAAGAAACGCCGGACGGCCGGCCCGGTGTGGCGTTACTGATGTTCAGCTTCAGTCGCGATCAACTCGCAAAAGCGGTGGTGAATCGAGTGGGACAATGTCTTTTAACCTGTGCCACCACTGCGGTCTTTGATGGATGGCCGCAAGGAGACCTGCAAAAGCGAATTCCCCTGGGGGATGGATTACGGTACTTCGGAGACGGGTATCAGATGTCCAAGCAGCTTGGTGATCAGCGCTACTGGCGAATTCCCGTCATGGATGGAGAATTTGTGTGCGAGGATTCCATCGGGACTGGCAAAGGGGTCGCAGGTGGCAACCTGATCTTTGGTGGAACGACTCAAGCACAGACGCTGCTCGCTGCTGAAGAGGCTGTCGTGGCGGCCCGATCAATTCCGGGAGTGATTCTCCCTTTCCCCGGTGGAATTGTTCGCAGTGGAAGCAAAGTGGGGTCGAAGTATGCAGGTCTCAGGGCCAGCACAAATGATCAATTCTGCCCGACAATCGGTGCCATCAACAAAGATCCGCTGCTCCCCGAGGGGACAGTTGCCGTCTATGAAATCGTGATTGACGGTATCGATTTTGACGCCGTTGAACGTTCGATGAAAGCGGCGTTTCAATCGTTGCTCTGCGCCCAGGGATTAACAGTTATTTCGGCTGGTAATTATGGCGGGAAGCTGGGGCCTCACCATTTTCCGGTCTCTCGTTTAGGGGTCGATGGATTACACTCAGTTTGA
- the trpS gene encoding tryptophan--tRNA ligase, translated as MRVLSGIQPTGRFHWGNYFGAIRQYLALQGHEQSFYFIADLHALTTIRDAALLKQNTLDAALDLLALGLDPEKATLFRQSDVPEVTELTWLLMTVTQMSLLEKCHAYKDKVARGIPADAGLFTYPVLMAADILAYDSEVVPVGVDQVQHIEVTRDVAQRFNSFYGGEFLKLPTARVLDDSAKVVGTDGEKMSKSYGNTIELFETAKSLKKKINSIKTDSTPVESPKNPETCHLFTLYKLFATTEQQEVLAARYRAGGMGYGEAKNTLYEAAMEHFGAARARRDELALQPDLVEEILQGGAAKARKKAREVLNRCKSACGLAIQEI; from the coding sequence ATGCGGGTGCTATCAGGAATCCAGCCAACCGGGCGATTCCACTGGGGAAACTATTTCGGAGCGATCCGCCAGTATCTGGCCCTGCAGGGACACGAACAATCGTTCTACTTCATTGCTGATCTGCATGCGCTGACCACCATTCGCGATGCAGCGCTCCTCAAGCAGAATACATTGGATGCCGCTTTAGACCTGCTGGCTTTAGGGCTCGATCCTGAAAAGGCCACTTTGTTTCGACAGTCCGATGTGCCCGAAGTGACCGAACTGACCTGGCTGCTCATGACGGTCACTCAAATGAGCCTGCTCGAAAAATGCCATGCCTATAAAGACAAGGTCGCTCGGGGAATACCGGCTGATGCAGGACTGTTTACTTATCCCGTCCTGATGGCCGCTGATATTCTCGCCTACGACAGCGAAGTCGTACCTGTCGGTGTCGATCAGGTGCAGCACATCGAAGTCACCCGGGATGTGGCCCAGCGATTTAACTCGTTCTATGGCGGGGAATTTCTCAAGCTTCCCACAGCCCGCGTGCTGGACGATTCGGCCAAAGTCGTGGGAACTGATGGCGAAAAGATGTCCAAAAGTTACGGCAACACCATCGAACTCTTCGAAACGGCCAAGTCACTCAAAAAGAAAATCAATTCGATCAAGACAGATTCCACGCCTGTGGAATCTCCCAAAAATCCTGAAACCTGTCACCTCTTTACCTTGTATAAACTCTTTGCAACGACCGAACAGCAGGAGGTGCTGGCAGCACGCTATCGCGCCGGCGGCATGGGTTATGGGGAAGCGAAGAACACGCTCTACGAAGCAGCGATGGAGCACTTTGGTGCCGCCCGCGCCCGCCGGGATGAATTAGCACTTCAGCCAGATCTTGTGGAAGAAATTCTTCAGGGAGGAGCGGCTAAAGCCCGTAAAAAGGCCAGAGAAGTCCTCAACCGCTGCAAGTCAGCCTGTGGCCTTGCGATCCAGGAGATTTGA
- a CDS encoding ABC transporter permease subunit/CPBP intramembrane protease, whose protein sequence is MAASTRQQNHSFYRQLARLWKLAQKELRETLRDRRTLLTLLVMPLITYPLVGSVLQKFMVSGLTAIERPVYRVVATDLELSQQVAAVLREADELEESKPAEIEGAAADSSSTRDQTLPGSPILNSIEGLSTKSAPDPTTSGTQQFGEKIRAKLRPDIRVVLPQDQNSTLDVKLLVEEGYADVGIRREAKGRWELVYTPQFTASQNAHETLLSRFKIVNQKFVDDLLAAQHPPARLPAATTDLVLKLSQGGPQVSIGALIPLMLILMTITGAVYPAIDLTAGERERGTLETLMAAPLPRLEILTAKYIAVVAVAMLTGAVNLFAMFVTLSSTGLSATLLGEDGITIGLILRLAAMLALFASFFSAALLAITSHARSFKEAQAYLIPLMIISLAPGVASLLPQFQLSPTMACIPVLNLVLATRDVFSATIDWSLLALTIGTTAIATGACLALAARSFGGDALLGVSQTSWREFFQRPQESPLLHKSLIPPVAGWVALLVVTPLFIVIGGLAGSLSHLTLEVRLLLNGLVTIALFAGVPGLMMFWNRWPPVRTLALQRPRFLALLLSSLAGLSLWIVLLQVESGMMSDARKAELVKLFGSLQIQIGAIPLPIKLLALAIIPAFCEEIFFRGLLFSAWRRSLGAWPTIILTGLVFGLFHILIRDAVVLERFLPTALLGILLGAVREKTNSLWPGILLHVLNNGTVLIFGQYAEALIAWGFDTRELKTLPVAWWLSALVISATSVGLLLSVGRPVRSTENETPLPQGLTV, encoded by the coding sequence ATGGCAGCATCGACCAGGCAGCAGAATCATTCGTTCTATCGTCAACTGGCGCGGCTCTGGAAGCTGGCCCAGAAAGAGCTTCGCGAGACATTGCGAGATCGTCGCACTCTGCTCACGCTGCTGGTCATGCCACTCATCACTTATCCGCTAGTGGGAAGTGTCTTACAGAAATTCATGGTCTCCGGACTGACAGCCATCGAACGGCCTGTCTATCGAGTGGTGGCCACCGATCTGGAGCTTTCTCAGCAAGTGGCTGCCGTTCTACGAGAGGCGGATGAACTGGAAGAATCAAAACCTGCAGAGATAGAAGGCGCCGCAGCCGATTCATCATCCACGCGTGATCAGACTTTGCCGGGATCTCCGATCCTGAACAGTATCGAGGGTCTGAGCACAAAATCAGCGCCCGATCCAACAACATCGGGGACACAGCAATTCGGCGAAAAAATCCGTGCCAAGCTGCGGCCCGACATCCGCGTGGTCTTGCCACAAGACCAGAACTCCACACTGGATGTGAAACTTCTCGTGGAGGAAGGGTATGCCGATGTCGGCATTCGTCGCGAAGCGAAAGGACGCTGGGAACTGGTGTATACACCGCAGTTCACTGCTAGCCAGAATGCTCACGAGACGCTTCTTTCCCGTTTCAAAATCGTCAATCAGAAGTTTGTGGATGATCTGTTGGCGGCACAACATCCTCCCGCCCGCCTTCCCGCAGCCACCACTGATCTCGTGTTGAAACTTTCTCAGGGAGGCCCGCAAGTTTCGATTGGAGCATTGATCCCGCTGATGCTCATCTTGATGACGATTACCGGGGCTGTTTATCCAGCGATTGATCTGACAGCCGGTGAACGTGAACGAGGAACTCTGGAAACATTGATGGCAGCTCCGTTGCCACGTTTAGAGATCCTCACTGCCAAGTACATTGCTGTCGTGGCTGTGGCTATGCTCACGGGAGCAGTCAACTTATTTGCGATGTTTGTGACACTCAGCTCCACCGGGCTCTCGGCCACGTTGCTGGGAGAAGATGGGATCACCATCGGTTTGATCTTACGTCTGGCCGCGATGCTGGCACTCTTCGCCAGTTTCTTTTCGGCAGCTCTATTGGCAATCACCAGCCATGCACGCAGTTTTAAAGAAGCTCAGGCGTACTTGATTCCACTGATGATCATTTCGCTGGCTCCCGGAGTGGCGAGTCTGCTTCCACAGTTTCAGTTGTCTCCCACCATGGCGTGTATCCCGGTATTGAACCTGGTGCTCGCCACCCGCGATGTTTTTTCGGCTACCATCGACTGGTCGCTTTTGGCACTGACGATCGGCACGACGGCGATTGCCACAGGGGCCTGCCTCGCTCTCGCAGCCCGTTCATTCGGTGGAGACGCACTGCTGGGGGTCTCACAAACATCGTGGCGAGAATTTTTTCAGCGCCCCCAGGAGAGCCCCCTCCTGCACAAATCCTTGATCCCACCAGTCGCCGGCTGGGTGGCTTTATTGGTCGTGACTCCACTTTTTATTGTCATTGGGGGACTGGCTGGGAGCTTGAGTCATTTAACTCTGGAGGTTCGTCTATTGCTCAATGGTCTGGTGACCATCGCACTATTCGCAGGGGTCCCTGGCCTGATGATGTTCTGGAATCGGTGGCCCCCTGTGCGAACACTGGCACTCCAGCGCCCCAGATTTCTGGCTTTGCTCTTAAGTTCTCTGGCAGGTCTCTCGCTCTGGATTGTCCTGCTGCAGGTGGAATCGGGAATGATGTCCGACGCCAGAAAGGCAGAACTCGTCAAACTGTTTGGCAGTCTTCAGATTCAGATTGGCGCCATCCCACTGCCGATCAAGTTGCTGGCTCTGGCGATCATTCCCGCGTTTTGCGAAGAGATTTTCTTTCGTGGATTACTGTTTTCCGCCTGGAGACGATCACTGGGTGCCTGGCCCACAATCATCCTCACCGGTCTGGTTTTTGGCTTGTTTCATATTCTCATCCGGGATGCAGTCGTACTCGAACGGTTTTTGCCGACGGCACTCTTGGGCATACTCCTGGGTGCAGTCCGGGAAAAAACCAATTCGCTCTGGCCGGGAATTCTTCTCCATGTCCTCAATAACGGGACAGTACTCATCTTTGGCCAGTATGCCGAAGCCTTGATTGCCTGGGGTTTTGATACACGCGAGCTGAAAACATTGCCCGTCGCGTGGTGGCTCAGTGCCCTGGTGATCAGCGCGACTTCGGTCGGCCTGTTACTAAGCGTGGGACGACCGGTTCGATCAACAGAAAACGAAACGCCATTGCCTCAGGGTTTGACTGTCTGA
- a CDS encoding 2,3-bisphosphoglycerate-independent phosphoglycerate mutase, whose amino-acid sequence MTDPHVLTRQLQKSNDSKIVLLVGDGLGGLPLTPGGKTELESALTPNLDALANRGCLGQTIPVLPGIAPGSGPGHLGLFGYDPMQYQIGRGVLEALGIDFELGPKDVAIRGNFCTIDGAGIITDRRAGRIGSEIGAALCEKLNQIKIPGVEVFVRPVKEYRLVIVFRSEGLGGQVHDTDPQATGKAPLEAVAKSDCSKKTAEICNEFLRQAKEILKNDAPANFLTLRGIDTLPAIPTFQEVYGMKPAAIAVYPMYRGLARLVSMDVLDAGQTLDDQMSCLKAAWNDYDFFFIHFKYTDSTGEDGNFAAKVKRTEELDSCIPKILQLDPTVVIVTGDHSTPSKMKSHSWHPVPVLLSADTCRFDGSTKFGESQCARGGLGTFEAKYLMLQAMAHAGRLEKFGA is encoded by the coding sequence ATGACCGATCCACATGTGCTCACTCGGCAACTTCAGAAATCCAACGACTCCAAGATCGTCCTGCTTGTGGGCGATGGGCTGGGAGGTCTTCCGTTAACTCCCGGAGGGAAGACAGAACTCGAATCGGCATTAACTCCCAATCTCGACGCTCTGGCAAATCGTGGCTGCCTGGGGCAAACCATCCCTGTCTTGCCCGGCATTGCTCCTGGCAGTGGGCCGGGGCATTTGGGACTCTTTGGCTACGATCCAATGCAGTACCAGATTGGTCGTGGTGTTCTGGAAGCTTTGGGGATCGATTTCGAACTCGGCCCGAAAGATGTCGCCATTCGCGGTAACTTCTGCACGATCGATGGTGCCGGGATTATTACCGATCGTCGCGCAGGTCGTATTGGCAGTGAAATTGGCGCTGCTCTTTGCGAGAAGTTGAATCAGATCAAGATTCCCGGAGTGGAAGTTTTTGTTCGTCCGGTGAAAGAATACCGGCTGGTGATTGTCTTCCGCAGTGAAGGGCTGGGTGGTCAGGTTCACGACACAGATCCTCAGGCCACAGGGAAGGCTCCACTGGAGGCTGTCGCCAAGAGCGATTGCTCCAAAAAGACTGCCGAAATCTGCAATGAGTTCCTCCGCCAAGCCAAGGAAATTCTCAAGAACGATGCTCCTGCCAATTTCTTGACTCTACGAGGCATTGATACGTTGCCGGCCATTCCGACTTTTCAGGAAGTCTACGGCATGAAGCCAGCCGCCATTGCGGTTTATCCGATGTATCGCGGTCTGGCCCGGCTGGTTTCGATGGATGTGCTCGATGCGGGGCAAACTCTCGATGACCAGATGAGCTGCCTTAAAGCCGCCTGGAATGACTACGATTTCTTCTTCATTCACTTCAAGTACACCGATTCAACCGGTGAAGACGGTAACTTTGCTGCCAAGGTGAAGCGAACAGAAGAACTCGACAGCTGCATTCCCAAAATCCTGCAACTCGATCCGACAGTTGTCATCGTGACCGGAGATCACAGCACGCCGAGCAAGATGAAATCGCATAGCTGGCATCCTGTGCCCGTGCTCCTCTCGGCTGACACCTGTCGTTTCGATGGTTCAACCAAGTTCGGCGAATCGCAGTGTGCCCGCGGTGGTCTGGGGACATTTGAAGCCAAGTACCTCATGCTGCAGGCCATGGCACATGCTGGTCGACTGGAAAAATTCGGCGCGTAA